One stretch of Natronobacterium gregoryi SP2 DNA includes these proteins:
- a CDS encoding adenosylhomocysteinase — MTETGSSYAPISEQVDDAESAREEGRRKMDWAAQHMPILESVREEFVADQPFEGERIAMAMHVEAKTAILVETLAEGGAEVAVTGCNPLSTHDDVSAALDAHDNITSYAKRGVDDDEYYAAIEAVIAHEPTITVDDGMDLVAAIHEDYPELIDGIVGGAEETTTGVHRLRAMDDDGALEYPVFAVNDTPMKRLFDNVHGTGESSLASIAMTTNLSWAGKNVVVSGFGYCGKGVAKKAAGQNANVIVTEVEPRRALEAHMEGYEVMPMAEAAEVGDVFLTTTGNRDVIVEEHFEQMKDGVLLANAGHFDIEIDLDALDDLAVDRYEAREGVEAYELEDGRRLNVIAEGRLVNLAAPISLGHPVEVMDQSFGIQAVCVREMLENPEAYDAGVHDVPDELDKEIAEIKLEAEGVEFDSLTDIQREYMDSWDHGT; from the coding sequence ATGACTGAGACCGGGAGTTCGTATGCCCCGATCAGCGAACAGGTAGACGACGCCGAGAGCGCCCGCGAGGAGGGCCGGCGAAAGATGGACTGGGCCGCCCAGCACATGCCCATCCTCGAGTCCGTGCGCGAGGAGTTCGTCGCCGACCAGCCATTCGAGGGCGAACGCATCGCGATGGCGATGCACGTCGAGGCCAAGACCGCGATTCTCGTCGAGACGCTCGCAGAGGGCGGTGCCGAGGTCGCCGTCACGGGCTGTAACCCCCTCTCGACCCACGACGACGTCTCCGCCGCGCTGGACGCCCACGACAACATCACCAGCTACGCGAAACGCGGCGTCGACGACGACGAGTACTACGCGGCCATCGAGGCCGTCATTGCCCACGAGCCGACGATCACGGTCGACGATGGGATGGACCTCGTCGCCGCGATCCACGAGGACTACCCCGAACTGATCGACGGCATCGTCGGCGGCGCAGAAGAGACGACGACCGGCGTCCACCGACTGCGCGCGATGGACGACGACGGCGCACTCGAGTATCCCGTCTTCGCTGTCAACGACACGCCGATGAAGCGACTCTTCGACAATGTCCACGGCACCGGCGAGTCCTCGCTGGCCTCGATCGCCATGACCACGAACCTCTCGTGGGCCGGGAAGAACGTCGTCGTCTCCGGCTTCGGCTACTGTGGGAAAGGCGTCGCGAAGAAGGCCGCCGGCCAGAACGCAAACGTCATCGTCACCGAGGTCGAGCCACGGCGCGCCCTCGAGGCCCACATGGAAGGCTACGAGGTCATGCCGATGGCCGAGGCCGCCGAGGTCGGCGATGTCTTCCTGACGACGACGGGCAACCGCGACGTCATCGTCGAGGAACACTTCGAGCAGATGAAAGACGGGGTTTTGCTCGCGAACGCGGGCCACTTCGACATCGAGATCGACCTCGACGCACTCGACGACCTCGCGGTCGACCGCTACGAAGCCCGCGAGGGCGTCGAGGCCTACGAACTCGAGGACGGCCGCCGGCTGAACGTCATCGCCGAGGGCCGACTCGTGAACCTCGCCGCACCGATCTCGCTGGGCCACCCCGTCGAGGTGATGGACCAGAGCTTCGGTATCCAGGCCGTCTGTGTGCGAGAGATGCTCGAGAACCCCGAGGCGTACGACGCGGGCGTCCACGACGTGCCGGACGAACTCGACAAAGAGATCGCCGAGATCAAACTCGAGGCCGAGGGCGTCGAGTTCGACTCGCTGACGGACATCCAGCGCGAGTACATGGATTCCTGGGATCACGGGACGTAA